From Azospirillum humicireducens, a single genomic window includes:
- a CDS encoding lysophospholipid acyltransferase family protein — protein sequence MTDDPVALRSRLLCWFFGGVMARRLRRGFHAVRLARPGWPVLPPGRPVIVYLNHPSWWDPALLIVMGTTRFRKRPGYGPIDAEMLRRYRFMRRIGLFGLEPGRAGAVAFLRKAEQILADPHAMLWITAEGAFTDPRRRPVSLRPGIAHLVRRMPSALVVPLAVEYPFWDERTPEALMRFGEPMDAAIFAGLAVPEIAAELEERLETVMDQLALDAQSREPARFLSLIEGTVGIGGVYDLWRRMRALARGQSFSPAHGDGQGRAVRQEVKRP from the coding sequence ATGACGGACGATCCGGTCGCGTTACGGTCCCGGCTGCTCTGCTGGTTTTTCGGCGGCGTCATGGCCCGGAGGCTGCGGCGCGGCTTCCATGCGGTGCGGCTGGCGCGGCCGGGCTGGCCGGTTCTGCCGCCCGGCAGGCCGGTCATCGTCTATCTGAACCACCCGTCCTGGTGGGACCCCGCGCTGCTGATCGTGATGGGAACGACCCGCTTCCGAAAGCGGCCGGGCTACGGGCCGATCGATGCGGAGATGCTGCGCCGCTACCGCTTCATGCGGCGCATCGGCCTGTTCGGGCTGGAGCCCGGCCGCGCCGGCGCCGTCGCCTTCCTGCGCAAAGCCGAACAGATCCTGGCCGATCCGCACGCCATGCTGTGGATCACGGCGGAGGGGGCCTTCACCGATCCACGCCGTCGCCCGGTCAGTCTGCGGCCGGGCATCGCCCATCTGGTCCGCCGCATGCCGTCGGCCCTGGTGGTGCCGCTGGCTGTCGAATACCCGTTCTGGGACGAACGCACGCCCGAGGCACTGATGCGGTTCGGCGAACCGATGGACGCCGCGATCTTCGCCGGTCTGGCGGTTCCCGAGATCGCGGCAGAGCTCGAGGAAAGGCTGGAGACGGTGATGGACCAGCTTGCGCTCGATGCACAGAGCCGGGAGCCGGCGCGCTTCCTGTCGCTGATCGAGGGAACGGTCGGGATCGGCGGGGTTTATGACCTGTGGCGCCGGATGCGGGCCTTGGCCCGCGGGCAGTCGTTTTCCCCGGCGCATGGCGATGGTCAGGGGCGGGCTGTGCGGCAGGAGGTGAAACGGCCATGA
- a CDS encoding glycosyltransferase, producing the protein MSVIILIAGLSLILALLPLLLGGVNLLLYRRPKAAPPSGAAVSILIPARNEESGIAAAVDAALLSKGVEVEVVVLDDHSTDRTAEIVRAIAARDPRVRLEGAPPLPPGWSGKQHACQTLATLARHPVLLFQDADVRLAPDAARLTCGALLSGRHGLVSGFPRQETGTLAEALVIPLIHVLLLGYLPMLGMRLSGDPRFGAACGQLIAVRREAYQEAGGHAAISASLHDGVTLPRAFRRAGQGTDLFDASGLARCRMYRGWREVWSGFTKNATEGMATPAALPVWTLLLFGGHVLPWILLGWAALDPLPDGAVVMAGLAAAAGLLFRLLLLIRFRQSVVGALLHPVGILIMLAIQWSALLRARHGRPSEWRGRAYPTGPGAS; encoded by the coding sequence ATGAGTGTCATCATCCTGATTGCCGGGCTGTCGCTGATCCTGGCACTGCTGCCTCTGTTGCTGGGGGGCGTGAACCTGCTGCTCTACCGCCGCCCCAAGGCCGCTCCGCCCTCGGGGGCGGCCGTGAGCATCCTGATCCCGGCCCGCAACGAGGAGTCCGGCATCGCCGCCGCCGTGGATGCGGCCCTGCTCAGCAAAGGCGTCGAGGTGGAGGTGGTGGTGCTGGACGACCACTCCACCGATCGAACCGCGGAGATCGTTCGTGCGATCGCCGCGCGGGATCCCCGCGTCCGGCTGGAAGGCGCGCCGCCGCTGCCGCCGGGCTGGTCGGGCAAGCAGCATGCCTGTCAGACGCTCGCCACGTTGGCGCGCCATCCGGTGCTGCTGTTCCAGGATGCCGACGTGCGGCTTGCTCCGGACGCCGCCCGCCTGACCTGCGGCGCCCTGCTGTCCGGCCGGCATGGTCTGGTCAGTGGGTTTCCGCGGCAGGAGACCGGGACGCTGGCCGAAGCTCTGGTGATCCCGCTGATCCATGTGCTGCTGCTGGGCTATCTGCCGATGCTGGGGATGCGGTTGTCGGGCGATCCGCGGTTCGGCGCCGCCTGCGGCCAGCTGATTGCGGTGCGGCGGGAGGCGTACCAAGAGGCCGGCGGCCATGCGGCGATATCGGCGTCGCTGCATGACGGGGTGACACTGCCGCGCGCTTTCCGCCGGGCGGGGCAGGGAACCGACCTGTTCGACGCCAGCGGCCTTGCCCGCTGCCGCATGTATCGCGGCTGGCGGGAGGTGTGGTCCGGCTTCACCAAGAACGCGACGGAAGGGATGGCGACCCCCGCCGCCCTGCCGGTCTGGACCCTTCTGCTGTTTGGCGGCCATGTCCTGCCCTGGATCCTGCTGGGCTGGGCGGCGCTGGACCCGCTGCCGGACGGAGCCGTCGTCATGGCGGGGCTTGCGGCGGCGGCGGGACTGCTGTTCCGGCTCCTGCTGCTGATCCGCTTCCGCCAGAGTGTCGTCGGCGCCCTTCTGCACCCGGTCGGCATCCTGATCATGCTGGCGATCCAATGGTCGGCGCTGTTGCGCGCCCGCCATGGCCGGCCATCGGAATGGCGCGGGCGGGCCTATCCGACCGGACCGGGGGCATCATGA
- a CDS encoding sulfotransferase family protein, producing the protein MNLLAQDERFAAPDPLAVGLPWGFLGLTSFWRSRLEAWLPPDRIIDPMPIDPTAPQEDELALALMQPLSYYHGIFFPRHLYRAFRQGVLFEGCRPEAVALWRRRMDHYLTKLQLYSGSRRLLIKNPAHTARVGELLALRPDAVFLHIHRDPYEVFSSTRRMLLTLLREFSLQSYDPRAVDALVLDLYPAMMARFDRDRALLPPGRLAEIRYDRFIADPLATLRRTYDGLGLGPFDPAQPRMERYLAGVRDYRRACHDLEDQARRAVRRQWAFAFERWDY; encoded by the coding sequence TTGAACCTGCTGGCCCAGGACGAGCGCTTCGCCGCTCCCGACCCGCTGGCGGTAGGCCTTCCCTGGGGCTTCCTCGGCCTGACATCCTTCTGGCGCTCGCGGCTGGAGGCGTGGCTGCCGCCCGACCGGATCATCGATCCGATGCCGATCGACCCGACCGCCCCGCAGGAGGACGAACTGGCCCTGGCGCTGATGCAGCCGCTGTCCTACTACCATGGCATTTTCTTCCCCAGGCACCTCTACCGCGCCTTCCGCCAGGGCGTTCTGTTCGAGGGCTGCCGTCCGGAGGCGGTGGCACTGTGGCGCCGCCGGATGGACCATTACCTGACCAAGCTGCAGCTCTATTCGGGCAGCCGGCGCCTGCTGATCAAGAATCCCGCCCATACCGCCAGGGTGGGGGAATTGCTGGCCCTGCGCCCCGATGCTGTCTTCCTCCACATCCACCGCGACCCCTACGAGGTTTTCAGCTCCACCCGTCGCATGCTGCTGACCCTGCTGCGGGAATTCTCGCTGCAATCCTACGACCCGCGGGCGGTGGACGCGCTGGTTCTGGACCTCTATCCGGCGATGATGGCCCGGTTCGACCGCGACCGGGCATTGCTGCCGCCCGGTCGGCTGGCTGAAATCCGCTATGACCGCTTCATCGCCGATCCGTTGGCGACTCTGCGCCGGACCTATGACGGGCTCGGCCTCGGTCCGTTCGATCCGGCGCAACCACGGATGGAGCGCTATCTGGCCGGCGTGCGCGATTACCGGCGGGCGTGCCACGATCTGGAGGATCAGGCCCGCCGCGCGGTGCGCCGGCAGTGGGCCTTCGCCTTCGAGCGCTGGGATTACTGA
- the mazG gene encoding nucleoside triphosphate pyrophosphohydrolase, which produces MTRNIDRLLDVMARLRNPDGGCPWDLEQTYRSIAPHTIEEAYEVADAIEKDDKVALREELGDLLFQVVYYSQMAREEGLFDFDEVAGVITDKMIRRHPHVFGPEEVKSSDQQTSRWEDHKAAERAAKAAEEGRAPSALEGVIAGLPALTRALKLQNRAARVGFDWTDARDILDKIEEEVKELRAEMDAGSAQERVADELGDLLFALVNLARRLKVEPETALRGTNAKFERRFHRIEALLSAQGRKPQDATLDEMEAFWQQAKREERGES; this is translated from the coding sequence ATGACCCGCAACATCGACCGGCTGCTCGACGTGATGGCGCGGCTGCGGAATCCCGACGGTGGTTGCCCCTGGGATCTGGAGCAGACCTACCGCAGCATCGCGCCGCACACCATCGAAGAAGCCTATGAGGTCGCCGACGCCATCGAGAAGGACGACAAGGTCGCCCTGCGCGAGGAGTTGGGCGACCTTCTGTTCCAGGTCGTCTATTACAGTCAGATGGCGCGCGAGGAAGGGCTGTTCGACTTCGACGAGGTGGCCGGCGTCATCACCGACAAGATGATCCGCCGCCATCCCCATGTCTTCGGACCGGAAGAGGTGAAGTCCTCCGACCAGCAGACCTCGCGCTGGGAGGATCACAAGGCCGCCGAACGCGCGGCCAAGGCGGCGGAGGAAGGCCGGGCGCCGTCGGCGCTGGAGGGCGTGATCGCCGGCCTGCCCGCTTTGACCCGCGCCCTGAAGCTGCAGAACCGCGCGGCACGGGTCGGCTTCGACTGGACCGACGCCCGCGACATCCTCGACAAGATCGAGGAGGAGGTGAAGGAACTGCGGGCGGAGATGGATGCCGGATCGGCCCAGGAACGGGTGGCGGACGAGTTGGGCGACCTGCTCTTCGCACTGGTCAACCTCGCCCGCCGGCTGAAGGTGGAGCCGGAGACGGCGCTGCGCGGCACCAACGCCAAGTTCGAGCGCCGCTTTCACCGGATCGAGGCGCTGCTGTCCGCCCAGGGCCGCAAGCCGCAGGATGCCACGCTGGACGAGATGGAAGCCTTCTGGCAGCAAGCCAAGCGCGAGGAACGCGGGGAATCCTGA
- a CDS encoding MarR family winged helix-turn-helix transcriptional regulator — MLQDKPLRLPPSFGLHLFRASHLWRRAANRVLADSGFSSSAITPLMLLAELGDGLRQRELAEEMAVEGPSLVRLLDGLEAAGLLERREDACDRRAKTLHMTDAGRHLLAQVNDALNDVRQRLMAGATEADVEACYRVLATIESNAKRE, encoded by the coding sequence ATGCTACAAGATAAGCCTCTGCGCCTTCCTCCCAGTTTCGGCCTGCACCTGTTCCGCGCCTCCCATCTGTGGCGGCGGGCGGCGAACAGGGTGTTGGCGGACAGCGGATTCTCCAGCTCGGCCATCACGCCGCTGATGCTGCTGGCCGAACTCGGCGACGGGCTGCGCCAGCGCGAACTGGCGGAGGAAATGGCGGTCGAGGGACCGTCGCTCGTCCGGCTGCTCGACGGGCTGGAGGCCGCGGGGCTGCTGGAACGGCGCGAGGATGCCTGCGACCGGCGGGCGAAAACCCTGCACATGACCGATGCCGGCCGACACTTGTTGGCCCAGGTGAACGACGCTTTGAACGACGTCCGCCAGCGCCTGATGGCGGGCGCGACGGAGGCCGACGTGGAGGCCTGCTATCGCGTGCTCGCCACCATCGAATCCAACGCCAAGCGCGAATAG